Proteins encoded by one window of Veillonellaceae bacterium:
- a CDS encoding ATP-binding protein, which translates to MNQATVTHYLKELRLSGAANGLPALLRETEAKNLSHLDFLSALLKYELDHREETLIARRTKQAHFPQSKSIETFDFSAIPSLNKTKILALMRGDYLDERRHIILMGNSGTGKTHLASALGLCACQQGRKVRFYQTARWVEELLTARDEHRLLKLEKEWMRDDLVILDELGYVPFSKTGAELLFQFCSTRHELGSMIVTTNLDFDKWPEIFGDVRMTEALIDRLTHRAEIHMMNGESYRFRQSIQARQASTS; encoded by the coding sequence ATGAATCAAGCCACAGTGACTCATTATCTAAAAGAACTGCGTCTGTCCGGCGCTGCAAATGGCTTGCCTGCCCTATTGCGCGAAACTGAGGCCAAGAACTTGTCCCATCTTGATTTTCTTTCCGCCTTGCTCAAATATGAGCTAGATCATCGGGAAGAAACGTTAATAGCACGCCGGACAAAACAGGCTCACTTTCCTCAGAGCAAAAGCATCGAAACCTTTGACTTTAGCGCAATACCATCATTAAATAAAACTAAAATACTGGCATTAATGCGTGGTGATTATCTGGACGAGCGAAGACACATAATTCTGATGGGCAATTCAGGAACCGGAAAAACGCATTTGGCATCCGCACTTGGCTTATGCGCCTGCCAGCAGGGAAGAAAAGTACGTTTCTACCAAACAGCCCGTTGGGTAGAGGAGCTGCTGACAGCCAGAGATGAGCACCGTTTGTTGAAACTCGAAAAAGAATGGATGCGAGACGACCTAGTTATTCTAGACGAGTTAGGCTATGTCCCATTTAGCAAAACCGGGGCTGAGCTTCTCTTTCAATTCTGCTCAACCAGGCATGAACTCGGCAGCATGATCGTCACGACAAATCTTGACTTCGACAAATGGCCGGAGATCTTTGGGGACGTTCGCATGACCGAAGCCTTGATTGACAGACTGACCCATCGAGCTGAAATCCACATGATGAACGGCGAGAGCTACCGATTCCGTCAATCCATCCAGGCCAGGCAAGCCAGCACAAGCTAA
- a CDS encoding IS21 family transposase has product MIKVDTYKYIKDLHVKERKSIRQISREVGLSRQTIRKILYCSVEETTTYKRKAEPTAPLRSQFEPIIKEWLLNDQSSPRKQRHNSQRIFERLQDEHNFTGGSSTVRGWVHDLKELLNLGNIDAFMPLDHDPLGYAQCDWTPAMARIAGEEVHGELFLIRFSHSKAFFVRFYPHQRQEAFFDAHEHAFAFFGGVPAQILYDNLKTAVKKVLVGRKREEQDAFLKFRAHHGFDSQFCNPAKGNEKGIIEGLARYIKAHAFTPVPEFSSIEALNEWLVARCKTLNARPRGKQKTSFQERFEEERARLLPLSKHTFDCCSRKEAKVNHYSLVSFDKNQYSVPVIYPGRILTVKGYIGEVRIYDKDTLVAVHSRCYKSGKQVFALEHYFKLLERKPRSVGQAKPVRQADLPPVFAAYHRQAQRHDPDQADKIFVAVLLMLKHYSVALLAEALAKALAQNQTNTELIRSYAEELIYNKKAARPPIQETVQISSPVQVAPTALSRYRQLQDGEVSA; this is encoded by the coding sequence ATGATCAAAGTGGACACCTATAAGTATATCAAAGACCTTCACGTAAAGGAACGCAAATCTATTAGGCAAATATCGCGTGAAGTGGGACTTTCTAGGCAAACCATCCGTAAAATTCTCTACTGTTCTGTTGAAGAGACAACAACGTATAAACGTAAAGCAGAGCCTACGGCCCCGTTACGTAGTCAGTTCGAGCCAATCATCAAAGAGTGGCTGCTTAACGATCAATCGAGCCCACGCAAGCAACGACACAATAGCCAGCGTATCTTTGAAAGATTACAAGATGAACACAATTTTACCGGCGGTAGTTCTACGGTAAGAGGCTGGGTGCATGACCTTAAGGAATTGCTTAACCTGGGTAACATAGACGCATTTATGCCTTTAGATCACGACCCGTTAGGATATGCCCAATGCGATTGGACACCTGCAATGGCCCGGATTGCGGGTGAAGAGGTTCATGGCGAACTGTTTCTCATTCGTTTTAGCCATAGCAAAGCCTTCTTTGTACGGTTTTACCCTCATCAGCGGCAAGAAGCTTTTTTTGATGCTCACGAGCATGCCTTTGCCTTCTTCGGCGGTGTCCCAGCACAGATTCTTTACGATAATCTTAAAACAGCGGTCAAGAAGGTCTTGGTTGGCCGAAAGCGAGAAGAACAGGACGCATTCCTCAAGTTTCGAGCCCATCATGGCTTTGACAGCCAATTTTGTAATCCCGCTAAAGGCAATGAGAAAGGGATTATTGAGGGCCTCGCCCGATACATCAAAGCCCATGCATTTACTCCAGTACCTGAATTCTCCTCTATTGAGGCATTGAATGAATGGCTGGTGGCTCGTTGCAAAACGCTTAATGCTAGACCACGAGGGAAACAAAAAACTAGCTTCCAAGAGCGATTTGAAGAAGAAAGAGCAAGGCTATTACCCTTGTCGAAACATACATTTGATTGCTGCAGCCGCAAAGAAGCCAAGGTAAATCACTATAGTCTAGTTTCATTTGACAAAAACCAGTACTCTGTACCCGTTATCTACCCTGGCCGAATTCTTACTGTTAAAGGATACATCGGCGAAGTTCGCATCTATGATAAAGATACACTGGTTGCAGTTCATTCACGCTGCTATAAAAGTGGGAAACAGGTATTTGCTTTAGAGCATTACTTCAAGTTGCTGGAGCGCAAGCCTAGATCAGTGGGACAGGCTAAGCCCGTTAGACAAGCTGACTTGCCGCCAGTCTTTGCCGCTTACCACCGGCAAGCCCAGCGCCATGACCCAGACCAGGCAGATAAGATATTTGTTGCAGTTCTGTTAATGTTAAAGCACTATTCGGTAGCATTACTAGCTGAAGCTCTAGCAAAGGCATTAGCACAGAACCAGACAAACACCGAACTGATTCGAAGCTACGCAGAAGAGCTAATCTACAACAAAAAGGCGGCAAGGCCACCTATTCAAGAAACGGTGCAAATATCTTCGCCAGTACAGGTAGCGCCGACAGCACTTAGCCGGTATCGCCAATTGCAAGATGGCGAGGTGAGTGCATGA